From one Flavobacterium kingsejongi genomic stretch:
- a CDS encoding porin family protein: MTNKVLAALLLSLGWLQINAQVTIKPGVRAGMNLATISNMNADTKADFYVGGFVSIKLASFYTLQPELTYSRQGAKSGLYDFSGDYPIVIDPQMYSRSRNIELQYLSVGVMNKFRIVEGLHAVVGPTLDFKVGDNFTSFYDDPIGVDMAIVAGFGYTFPFGLTVEARYKQGLIDIFGNDYDDDFYSNNGYYENNVLKQIKLNQVIQLGAAYSFDF, translated from the coding sequence ATGACAAATAAAGTACTTGCTGCGCTGCTATTGAGCTTAGGATGGCTACAAATAAATGCTCAGGTGACCATTAAACCCGGAGTACGTGCGGGAATGAATCTTGCGACAATTTCCAATATGAATGCGGATACCAAAGCCGATTTTTACGTTGGAGGTTTTGTATCGATTAAATTGGCAAGTTTCTATACGTTACAGCCCGAATTGACCTATTCCCGTCAGGGAGCCAAAAGTGGCCTTTATGATTTTAGTGGTGATTATCCGATAGTAATAGATCCCCAAATGTATTCGAGATCCCGAAATATTGAACTGCAATACCTTTCGGTAGGCGTAATGAATAAATTCAGGATTGTAGAGGGATTGCATGCTGTAGTAGGGCCAACACTGGATTTTAAAGTAGGGGATAATTTTACCAGTTTCTATGATGATCCTATTGGAGTTGATATGGCTATTGTCGCGGGTTTTGGGTATACATTCCCTTTTGGGCTGACGGTAGAAGCACGATACAAACAAGGGCTGATCGATATTTTTGGAAACGATTACGATGATGATTTTTATAGCAATAATGGCTATTATGAGAACAATGTGCTTAAACAGATCAAACTGAATCAGGTTATCCAGTTAGGAGCAGCTTACAGTTTTGATTTTTAA
- a CDS encoding 3-hydroxyacyl-ACP dehydratase, whose protein sequence is MLLQDFYTVQQVDTLSQGKYNVGIYLNDKHPIFKGHFPGNPVTPGVCMLQIIKEQVEEITGTKLILKSAANVKFMALINPELTPDLRLELDIVTSDDEVKIKNTTYFDATVALKLSCIYKKV, encoded by the coding sequence ATGCTATTACAGGATTTCTATACCGTACAACAAGTGGATACCTTATCGCAAGGAAAGTATAACGTTGGAATATACCTCAATGATAAACATCCCATTTTCAAAGGGCATTTTCCGGGTAATCCTGTAACTCCAGGTGTTTGTATGCTGCAAATTATAAAAGAACAGGTGGAGGAGATTACAGGGACAAAATTGATATTGAAGAGTGCTGCCAACGTAAAATTTATGGCGCTGATCAACCCGGAGCTTACGCCGGATTTGCGTTTGGAACTGGATATTGTAACATCGGATGATGAGGTAAAAATCAAGAACACTACTTATTTTGATGCTACAGTGGCATTAAAATTGAGTTGCATCTATAAAAAAGTATAA
- a CDS encoding LolA family protein, translating into MKIKMHYAVVLLLLIVGRAAAQEQKMSDSEITAFREAVNTTAKNTKTLNTDFTQYKHLDFLSKDIETSGKMSFKAPNLLLWQYLKPYQYSIIFKNNKIFINDAGKKSNMDIGNSKMFDKLNKLIVGSVSGNMFDEKEFTISYFKTKEFTITRLVPKDATLKKYIRQMELYFDKNGNMVSQVKMIEPSNDYTRIVFKNKVLNAKIEDSVFSN; encoded by the coding sequence ATGAAAATTAAAATGCATTATGCAGTCGTATTGTTACTTCTGATCGTTGGTCGTGCAGCTGCACAGGAACAAAAGATGTCCGATAGCGAAATTACCGCATTCCGGGAGGCTGTAAATACAACGGCCAAAAATACCAAAACCCTAAACACTGATTTTACGCAGTACAAACACTTAGATTTTCTTTCTAAGGATATTGAAACTTCCGGTAAAATGAGTTTCAAGGCTCCGAACCTGTTATTATGGCAATACCTGAAGCCCTACCAATACAGTATCATTTTCAAAAACAATAAGATTTTTATTAATGATGCCGGTAAAAAAAGCAATATGGATATCGGGAACAGTAAAATGTTTGATAAGCTTAATAAGCTGATTGTAGGGAGTGTCAGCGGAAATATGTTTGACGAAAAGGAATTTACGATCTCCTATTTTAAAACCAAAGAATTTACCATCACACGGCTGGTTCCAAAAGATGCTACCCTGAAAAAATACATCAGGCAGATGGAACTTTATTTTGATAAAAATGGCAATATGGTTTCTCAGGTAAAAATGATTGAACCTTCCAATGACTACACCCGGATTGTTTTTAAAAATAAAGTACTCAATGCAAAAATTGAAGATTCCGTTTTTAGTAATTAG
- a CDS encoding outer membrane beta-barrel protein produces MKKQVLLLLLIGFGIQLQAQVTLRPGIRGGANFSQITQSDSKIKTDFYLGVYGALKLSRVYTMQPEITYSRQGGNDVRIRFYDYTNNELKFHKEDISASYLSLAMMNKFFLTSKFNIHVGPTLDLQLQENRYINSLGVDLAFMTGIGYTFTKNITGELRVKKGIINAYDTDYSGDYNYTIGSYNTNFLFQLGLAYTFDLNK; encoded by the coding sequence ATGAAAAAACAGGTATTGCTATTATTGTTAATTGGATTTGGAATACAATTACAGGCACAAGTAACATTGCGTCCGGGGATAAGGGGCGGTGCAAACTTCTCACAGATTACCCAATCGGATTCCAAAATTAAAACTGATTTCTATTTAGGTGTTTACGGGGCACTGAAATTAAGCAGGGTGTATACCATGCAACCCGAAATTACCTATTCCCGTCAGGGTGGGAACGATGTGCGTATAAGGTTCTATGACTATACAAATAACGAATTGAAGTTTCACAAAGAAGATATCTCTGCCAGCTATTTGTCATTGGCAATGATGAATAAATTTTTCCTTACCAGTAAATTTAATATTCATGTGGGACCAACGTTGGATTTACAACTCCAGGAGAATCGATATATCAACAGTTTAGGTGTGGATTTAGCTTTTATGACAGGGATTGGTTATACCTTTACAAAAAATATTACGGGAGAATTACGGGTTAAAAAAGGTATTATTAATGCGTATGATACCGATTACTCCGGAGATTATAATTATACCATAGGAAGTTATAATACGAATTTTCTATTTCAGCTGGGATTGGCTTACACGTTTGATTTAAATAAATAA
- a CDS encoding DUF2062 domain-containing protein: MNQLKCCVIIPTYNNHKTLKGVIEGVLQYTNNIIVINDGATDSTSIILSGYPELEVIHLEHNRGKGNALRLGFRKALSLGYDHAITIDSDGQHFPEDIPVFIEYLKEAGEAILLIGSRNMQQEGVPKKSSFGNTFSNFWFWFETGNKLDDTQSGYRLYPLHTIPTTFYTRKFEFEIEVIVRSAWKGVPVKNIGIQVWYDLKERVSHFRPFKDFTRISILNTVLVFISIFYIRPRDFFRKIKKKGFKKFFFENILESGDSPSKKALSIALGIFIGIAPFWGFQTVLVLFLAYLLRLNKVIAFAFSNVSFPPFIPFIIYGSLQIGSFFVPRTAPVLEDTASAMDMIRQNLLQYITGSFILAAVMSALFGTVGYIILAFFSSKSPKPLRNA; encoded by the coding sequence ATGAACCAATTAAAGTGTTGTGTTATCATCCCTACGTATAATAACCACAAAACTTTAAAAGGGGTTATTGAAGGGGTTTTACAATACACCAACAATATTATTGTGATCAATGATGGTGCTACCGATAGTACCAGTATAATCCTTTCCGGTTATCCGGAGCTGGAGGTCATCCATTTGGAACACAATCGTGGAAAAGGAAACGCACTCCGATTGGGATTTCGGAAGGCTTTGAGCCTTGGCTATGACCACGCTATTACCATTGATTCCGATGGGCAGCACTTTCCCGAAGACATTCCTGTTTTTATCGAATACCTGAAAGAAGCGGGAGAAGCCATTCTATTGATCGGAAGCCGGAATATGCAACAGGAAGGGGTTCCGAAGAAAAGCAGTTTCGGAAATACTTTTTCTAATTTTTGGTTTTGGTTTGAAACCGGTAACAAGCTCGATGATACCCAATCCGGCTATCGTTTGTATCCACTCCATACGATTCCCACAACTTTTTATACCCGTAAATTTGAATTTGAAATCGAGGTCATTGTACGAAGTGCCTGGAAAGGTGTCCCCGTCAAGAATATCGGGATTCAGGTATGGTATGACCTGAAAGAGCGGGTTTCCCACTTTCGCCCATTTAAAGATTTTACCCGGATTAGTATTTTGAATACCGTGTTGGTCTTCATTTCCATATTCTACATCCGGCCACGGGATTTTTTTCGTAAAATAAAAAAAAAGGGATTTAAAAAATTCTTTTTTGAAAACATACTGGAAAGCGGTGACAGCCCTTCCAAAAAAGCATTGTCAATAGCATTAGGCATTTTTATTGGGATTGCTCCATTTTGGGGATTCCAGACCGTACTGGTATTGTTTCTGGCTTATCTGCTGCGGTTGAATAAAGTGATTGCCTTTGCTTTTTCCAATGTCAGTTTCCCACCATTCATTCCTTTTATCATATACGGATCATTACAAATCGGATCATTCTTTGTGCCCCGGACAGCTCCGGTACTGGAAGATACGGCATCAGCAATGGATATGATCCGGCAGAACCTGCTTCAGTATATTACCGGAAGTTTCATCCTGGCAGCAGTAATGTCGGCCCTTTTTGGTACAGTCGGTTATATCATACTGGCTTTTTTTAGTTCTAAATCTCCAAAACCTCTCAGGAATGCATAA